The Pseudochaenichthys georgianus chromosome 20, fPseGeo1.2, whole genome shotgun sequence genomic interval GAAGGGAGGGGGAGTATGGAGGAAGGAGGTAAAGGATGGAGTAAGGTGAGAGAGGGTGAGGTAGCAGGAAGTAGGTACAGTTAAAGGGGGAGGGGCTTAAAGTGAGTTTTTTTACATCCATTATACAGATTGCGGGAAAACCTGAGCTCCAGGAGAAAACCCTGAGTATGAAAATGGGAAGgcaggagggggtgaggtaggaggaaggaggtgagaggagggaaagaggagaggaaaagGCAGCTACTGACGTCcggcctcctccttctcctctttcTCCCCCTTTGCTTTCTTTCTCATCTCCTTCTCTTGCATCTTGCGTAGCATTTTCTGCAACACGACGTCCCTTTCCTCAGTCGCCCTCCTGTGAGCGAAGAATCCTCTGCTCTTATTCTTCATGTGAAGACACAGGTCCTCCAGAAGTGTCTTCTCGTCCTCCATTTTCATCTCTTTAGTCTCCCAGCTCAGTCGCGTCTGAGCGAGGTCGTCCCTCTCCTCCTTCGCCTCCTTCAGTCGAGTCTCCATCAGATGAACCGTGGTCTCCCAGCTCTGGTGTTTCTGGCTCAGGTCTTTGGAGCACTTCTCCTTCTgctccttcatctcctcctcaagctgctggacttTTGTCTCCCAGCTCAGGTGGCTCTCATGAATGTCTTTGAATTCAGTCGCCTGGCTCTGAAGTGTCTGAGccaggtcttccttctcctgaGTGACCTCTTTTATTTCGGTCTCCATGGAACTGGCCTTGGTCTCCCAGCTCTGGTGTCGTTCGGAGAACTCTTCCCGCTGCACCTCCATGTCCTTCTCAAACTGCTTCACCAGCCTGACATTCAGTGTGACGTCCATCTCCAAGCTGCGGTTCTCCTCAGCCAGCTTCTTCTTGGATTCCTCCACCTGTTTTAATGTCGTCTCCATCTCTCTCCTCTCGCCCTCCAGCTGATGTTTCTCACTCTCCCAGCTCAGCTGGTTTTCGGCGAGGTCTTTGGAGAActtttcctccttctctctcaTCTGGTCTTTCAGCTGTTTGACATCCGTCTCCCAGCTTGTGTTCTTCTTTGCCAGATCCTCGTTCTCCTTCTCCACCTCTTTTAGTGTGGCCTCCACCTGTTTGAGCTCAGTCTCGCAGCTCAGGTACTTCTTAGCCAGATCCTCGTTCTCCTTCTCCACCTCTTTTAGTGTGGCCTCCACCTGTTTGAGCTCAGTCTCGCAGCTCAGGTTCTTCTTAGCCAGGTCGTCCTTTTCCTTCTCCACCTCTTTTAGCTTGGCCTCCACCTGTTTGAGCTCAGTCTCGCAGCTCAGGTACTTCTTAGCCAGGTCGTCCTTTTCCTTCTCCACCTCTTTTAGCTTGGCCTCCATCGGTTGTTGGTCTTCAGAGTTCTTTTCTCCCTGCTTTTCCAACTGGAGCACCAGCTGGTGGACTTCCTTCTCCAAGGTGTGGATTCTAAAGGTCTGCTGACTGTTGTGCTTCATCACCCCTTTCACTTTCCATTCCAGCTTTTGTTTTTCCGTCTCCAAGGTGTGGTTTCTAGCGGCCTGGTGGTTGTTCTCGTCCACTACATGCTTCATGCCTTGTTTTCCACTCTCCCAGCTCTGTTGTTTCTCAGCCAGGTCCTTGGTGGACTTCTCCTGGCTCTGAAGGAGTTCTTCCTCTCTTCTTTTCAGCAGGTTTATGGTCACCAGGTTCTCGTCCAGCTGCTGCTTGTGGCGAGCCTCATTAGCTTCCATCTCCTCCTCCAGAGCGCCGTATCTTTCCTCCAGAGCGCCGTATCTTCCCTCCAGAGCGCCGTATCTTTCCTCACAGACTGTCACACACTCAAAGAGTTCGTCTCCTCTCATCACGAGCAGTTTGACGGTCTCTGCGTCAAACTGCAGCAGACTCTCATCGTGCTGGCTGTGGGATGTCTCCTTGCTGCTCTGGTCTGACTTTGTTCTATCCATGGCGCTGTCTGTGGACTTGTGTTGTGCGTAGGAATAGAAATCTCTGTGTCTACGTGATACGTGTTTTGTCTGGGAAACTGTGAAGTTAGTTTGCTCTGACTGAATACGTGTACCACTCGCCGCTCTGAACTGAAGAACTGAAGAATGCCTGCACTTCAGAGCTCTCGCCTCGTCAACTTGAAGGCCATCTGTGATGTCATGATGAGGTCATCGATTCTACTCTCATCTGTGATGTCATGTGATGAGGTCATCGCGTACTCTCAACTGTGAATATGTCATTCCATTAAGGTCACATGTGATTCCGTTAAGGTCACATGTGATTCCATTAAGGTCACATGTGATTCCATTAAGGTCACATGTGATTTCGTAGTAAAATGCAATTAATTTGTCCCACTTTATGACTTTATAGGCAGAATGAATGTTGTGCTTTAAG includes:
- the LOC117465964 gene encoding golgin subfamily A member 6-like protein 22 isoform X2; the protein is MDRTKSDQSSKETSHSQHDESLLQFDAETVKLLVMRGDELFECVTVCEERYGALEGRYGALEERYGALEEEMEANEARHKQQLDENLVTINLLKRREEELLQSQEKSTKDLAEKQQSWESGKQGMKHVVDENNHQAARNHTLETEKQKLEWKVKGVMKHNSQQTFRIHTLEKEVHQLVLQLEKQGEKNSEDQQPMEAKLKEVEKENEDLAKKYLSCETELKQVEATLKEVEKENEDLAKKNTSWETDVKQLKDQMREKEEKFSKDLAENQLSWESEKHQLEGERREMETTLKQVEESKKKLAEENRSLEMDVTLNVRLVKQFEKDMEVQREEFSERHQSWETKASSMETEIKEVTQEKEDLAQTLQSQATEFKDIHESHLSWETKVQQLEEEMKEQKEKCSKDLSQKHQSWETTVHLMETRLKEAKEERDDLAQTRLSWETKEMKMEDEKTLLEDLCLHMKNKSRGFFAHRRATEERDVVLQKMLRKMQEKEMRKKAKGEKEEKEEAGRQ
- the LOC117465964 gene encoding golgin subfamily A member 6-like protein 22 isoform X1 gives rise to the protein MDRTKSDQSSKETSHSQHDESLLQFDAETVKLLVMRGDELFECVTVCEERYGALEGRYGALEERYGALEEEMEANEARHKQQLDENLVTINLLKRREEELLQSQEKSTKDLAEKQQSWESGKQGMKHVVDENNHQAARNHTLETEKQKLEWKVKGVMKHNSQQTFRIHTLEKEVHQLVLQLEKQGEKNSEDQQPMEAKLKEVEKEKDDLAKKYLSCETELKQVEAKLKEVEKEKDDLAKKNLSCETELKQVEATLKEVEKENEDLAKKYLSCETELKQVEATLKEVEKENEDLAKKNTSWETDVKQLKDQMREKEEKFSKDLAENQLSWESEKHQLEGERREMETTLKQVEESKKKLAEENRSLEMDVTLNVRLVKQFEKDMEVQREEFSERHQSWETKASSMETEIKEVTQEKEDLAQTLQSQATEFKDIHESHLSWETKVQQLEEEMKEQKEKCSKDLSQKHQSWETTVHLMETRLKEAKEERDDLAQTRLSWETKEMKMEDEKTLLEDLCLHMKNKSRGFFAHRRATEERDVVLQKMLRKMQEKEMRKKAKGEKEEKEEAGRQ